From the Pseudomonas baltica genome, one window contains:
- the purD gene encoding phosphoribosylamine--glycine ligase: MNVLIIGSGGREHALAWKVAQDPRVEKVFVAPGNAGTAIEAKCENVAIDVLALEQLADFAEKNVSLTIVGPEVPLVAGVVDLFRSRGLDCFGPTAGAAQLEGSKAFTKDFLARHKIPTADYQNFTEIEPALAYLREKGAPIVIKADGLAAGKGVIVAMTLTEAEDAVRDMLAGNAFGDAGSRVVIEEFLDGEEASFIVMVDGKNVLPMATSQDHKRVGNGDSGPNTGGMGAYSPAPVVTADVHQRVMDLVIWPTVRGMADEGNVYTGFLYAGLMIDKAGNPKVIEFNCRFGDPETQPVMLRLQSSLVLLVEAALAQALDKVEAQWDPRPSLGVVLAAGGYPGDYAKGAAITGLEAAASLEGKVFHAGTALVDGQVVTAGGRVLCATALGRSVADAQAQAYELADKIDWAGCFYRDDIGYRAIARERGEDSL, translated from the coding sequence TTGAACGTATTGATCATCGGCAGCGGCGGACGTGAACACGCCCTGGCCTGGAAAGTCGCTCAGGACCCCCGCGTCGAAAAAGTCTTCGTCGCCCCCGGCAACGCCGGTACCGCCATCGAAGCGAAATGCGAAAACGTCGCCATCGACGTGCTCGCGCTGGAACAGCTGGCCGATTTTGCCGAGAAAAATGTCTCGCTGACCATCGTCGGCCCGGAAGTACCGCTGGTGGCTGGCGTCGTCGACCTGTTCCGCAGCCGCGGCCTGGACTGCTTCGGTCCGACTGCCGGTGCCGCGCAACTGGAAGGTTCGAAAGCCTTTACCAAGGATTTCCTGGCGCGCCACAAGATCCCCACCGCCGACTATCAGAACTTCACCGAAATCGAGCCGGCGCTGGCGTACCTGCGTGAAAAAGGCGCACCGATCGTCATCAAGGCCGACGGCCTGGCGGCCGGTAAAGGCGTGATCGTCGCCATGACCCTGACTGAAGCCGAAGATGCCGTGCGCGACATGCTCGCCGGCAACGCCTTCGGTGACGCCGGTTCGCGGGTGGTCATCGAAGAGTTCCTCGATGGCGAAGAAGCCAGCTTTATCGTCATGGTCGACGGCAAGAACGTCCTGCCCATGGCCACCAGCCAGGATCACAAGCGCGTCGGCAACGGCGACAGCGGCCCGAACACCGGCGGCATGGGCGCTTACTCCCCGGCGCCAGTGGTGACCGCCGACGTCCACCAGCGGGTCATGGACCTGGTGATCTGGCCGACCGTGCGCGGCATGGCCGATGAAGGCAACGTCTACACCGGTTTCCTCTATGCAGGCTTGATGATCGACAAAGCCGGTAACCCCAAGGTCATCGAGTTCAACTGCCGCTTTGGCGACCCGGAAACCCAACCGGTCATGCTGCGCCTGCAGTCGAGCCTGGTATTGCTGGTCGAGGCTGCACTGGCGCAAGCGCTGGACAAAGTCGAAGCGCAGTGGGACCCGCGCCCAAGCCTGGGCGTGGTACTGGCCGCAGGCGGCTACCCGGGCGATTACGCCAAGGGCGCCGCGATCACCGGCCTGGAGGCTGCCGCCAGTCTGGAAGGCAAAGTATTCCACGCCGGCACCGCATTGGTTGACGGCCAGGTGGTGACCGCTGGCGGTCGCGTGCTCTGTGCCACGGCGCTGGGCCGCAGCGTGGCTGATGCTCAGGCGCAAGCCTATGAATTGGCAGACAAAATCGATTGGGCTGGATGCTTCTATCGTGACGACATCGGCTACCGGGCAATTGCTCGCGAGCGTGGCGAAGATTCGCTGTAA
- a CDS encoding precorrin-8X methylmutase, with the protein MIDYIRDGQEIYRNSFAIIRAEADLSGIPSDLEKLAVRVIHACGMVEVVADLRFSPGAGKAGRDAIAAGAPILCDARMVAEGITRARLPANNEVICTLKDDSVPELARELGNTRSAAALELWRPHLAGSVVVIGNAPTALFYLLEMIDAGAPKPALILGFPVGFVGAAESKAMLAADSRGVPFVVVNGRRGGSAMAAAAVNALATEVE; encoded by the coding sequence ATGATTGATTACATCCGCGACGGTCAGGAGATCTATCGCAACTCCTTCGCCATCATCCGCGCCGAAGCCGACCTGAGTGGCATTCCGAGCGATCTCGAAAAGCTCGCCGTGCGGGTGATCCACGCTTGCGGCATGGTCGAAGTGGTGGCGGATCTGCGTTTTTCGCCAGGCGCCGGCAAGGCCGGGCGTGATGCCATCGCGGCGGGCGCACCGATCCTGTGCGATGCGCGGATGGTTGCCGAGGGCATCACCCGCGCGCGGTTGCCGGCCAACAACGAGGTGATCTGCACCCTCAAGGACGATAGCGTGCCCGAGCTGGCCCGAGAGCTTGGCAATACACGCTCGGCGGCGGCCTTGGAACTGTGGCGTCCGCACCTGGCCGGCAGTGTGGTAGTGATCGGCAACGCCCCCACGGCGCTGTTCTATCTGCTGGAGATGATCGACGCCGGCGCACCCAAACCGGCGCTGATTCTGGGCTTCCCGGTGGGCTTTGTCGGTGCGGCGGAATCCAAGGCGATGCTCGCCGCCGACAGCCGCGGCGTGCCCTTCGTGGTGGTCAATGGCCGCCGCGGTGGCAGCGCCATGGCCGCCGCCGCCGTCAACGCCCTGGCCACGGAGGTCGAATGA
- the cobG gene encoding precorrin-3B synthase, protein MHAPSPARPLLPAVRPSACPGLLRIVQALDGGICRIKLPGGLLTADQADAVALAARAYAGGVIEATNRANLQIRGIVAEHGAMVEALLAAGLGPRQAAGDDVRNVLLSPAAGLDRQQLLDVRPLAAQLLASLEQEPRLHALSAKFAIQLDGGEALAMLEHHHDVWLSPVMIAGASWMAFGLAGCSGHDPALGAVPAINAHALVLAVLDAFLARATPEQHRLRDLLTGPGATGFVADLSARHPDLGIRTVAFDRAPTTATPIGVHAQRQPGHCLVVAGAALGRLDAEQLRGAADLARRVGDGTLRITPWQGLLLPAIASADAASVQRSLAALGWLVDPAQPLAALIACTGSSGCARGLADTKADAQLLAATLHNPAAVHLSGCARSCAAAHVAPATLLAVGNGYYDLYLRDATRPGFGALQATHITVQEAGALLDARLRSNTHD, encoded by the coding sequence GCCTGCTGTACGCCCCTCGGCCTGTCCGGGGTTGCTGCGTATCGTCCAGGCGCTGGATGGCGGTATCTGCCGCATCAAGCTGCCCGGCGGCCTGCTGACGGCAGATCAGGCCGACGCCGTGGCGCTGGCGGCGCGGGCGTATGCCGGCGGTGTGATCGAAGCCACCAACCGCGCCAATCTGCAGATTCGCGGCATTGTCGCTGAACATGGGGCGATGGTCGAAGCGCTATTGGCGGCGGGGCTCGGCCCCCGCCAGGCGGCTGGCGATGACGTGCGCAATGTGCTGCTGAGTCCGGCCGCCGGGCTCGACCGCCAGCAGTTGCTGGATGTCAGGCCGCTGGCCGCACAACTGCTTGCCAGCCTCGAGCAGGAACCACGCTTGCACGCCTTGTCGGCCAAGTTCGCGATCCAGCTCGACGGCGGCGAAGCGCTGGCGATGCTCGAGCATCATCACGATGTGTGGCTCTCGCCGGTGATGATCGCGGGGGCGAGCTGGATGGCCTTCGGGCTTGCCGGTTGTTCGGGTCATGACCCGGCGCTGGGCGCCGTGCCGGCGATCAACGCGCATGCCTTGGTGTTGGCGGTGCTGGATGCCTTTCTGGCTCGTGCGACACCTGAGCAGCATCGTCTGCGCGATCTGCTCACGGGCCCCGGCGCCACCGGGTTCGTGGCGGATCTGTCAGCCCGCCACCCTGACCTTGGTATCCGTACCGTGGCCTTTGACCGTGCGCCAACCACGGCAACGCCGATCGGTGTGCACGCTCAGCGCCAGCCTGGCCATTGCCTGGTCGTTGCTGGCGCCGCGCTTGGTCGCCTCGACGCGGAGCAGCTGCGCGGCGCCGCAGACCTGGCCCGGCGCGTGGGCGACGGCACCTTGCGCATCACTCCGTGGCAGGGCCTGTTGCTGCCCGCAATAGCCAGCGCCGATGCCGCATCGGTGCAGCGATCACTGGCAGCGCTGGGCTGGCTGGTCGACCCGGCGCAACCGCTGGCCGCGCTGATCGCCTGCACCGGCTCGAGTGGTTGCGCCAGGGGCCTGGCCGACACCAAGGCCGATGCGCAGCTTCTGGCGGCCACCTTGCACAACCCCGCCGCCGTGCACCTGAGCGGTTGCGCGCGCTCGTGCGCCGCCGCCCATGTAGCGCCGGCTACCCTGTTGGCCGTGGGCAACGGCTACTACGATCTTTATTTGCGCGATGCGACGCGGCCCGGTTTCGGCGCGTTGCAGGCCACCCATATCACTGTGCAGGAAGCTGGCGCCTTGCTGGATGCCCGCTTACGGAGCAATACCCATGATTGA
- a CDS encoding precorrin-2 C(20)-methyltransferase — protein MMSGDVVKRGRLLGLGVGPGDPELITVKALRLLRESPVIGYFVAKGKKGNAFGIIEGHLQPAQTLLPLVYPVTTEALPAPLSYEQVISDFYDQASAQVAAHLDAGRDVAVICEGDPFFYGSYMYLHDRLAERYDAEVIPGVCSMLGGASVLGAPLVYRNQSLSVLSGVLPHDDLKRRLADADAAVIMKLGRNFPKVRAVLAELGMAGRALYVERATMANQKIVALDEVDPMSSPYFSLIIVPGERWQG, from the coding sequence ATGATGTCGGGTGATGTCGTCAAGCGCGGTCGCTTGCTGGGGCTGGGCGTCGGCCCGGGTGATCCGGAGCTGATCACGGTCAAGGCCCTGCGCCTGCTGCGTGAGTCTCCGGTGATTGGCTATTTCGTCGCCAAGGGCAAAAAGGGCAACGCCTTCGGCATCATCGAAGGCCACTTGCAGCCGGCTCAAACGTTGCTGCCGCTGGTGTACCCGGTGACTACCGAAGCACTGCCCGCGCCGCTGTCCTACGAGCAGGTCATCAGTGATTTCTACGACCAGGCCAGTGCTCAGGTGGCCGCGCATCTGGATGCTGGTCGCGATGTGGCGGTGATCTGTGAGGGTGATCCGTTTTTCTATGGCTCGTACATGTACCTGCATGATCGTCTGGCTGAGCGCTACGACGCCGAGGTGATCCCTGGGGTCTGCTCGATGCTCGGTGGCGCTTCGGTGCTGGGGGCGCCGCTGGTGTATCGCAATCAGAGCCTGTCGGTGCTCTCCGGCGTGCTGCCCCATGACGATCTCAAGCGCCGCCTGGCCGATGCCGACGCGGCAGTGATCATGAAGCTGGGGCGCAATTTCCCCAAGGTGCGCGCAGTGCTCGCCGAGTTGGGCATGGCCGGGCGGGCGCTGTATGTCGAGCGCGCGACCATGGCCAATCAGAAGATCGTCGCGCTGGACGAGGTCGATCCAATGTCGTCGCCGTACTTCTCGCTGATCATCGTGCCGGGTGAACGGTGGCAGGGGTGA
- a CDS encoding response regulator, translating into MRRPRNAITLIVSLLAMLCLCSVHAEQSSGWSVLLDGQANLQLSDVRSQRYQNEFSPIELRDLNAARPDEALWLHYHLAPGNDQQLLRIYAPDLNKLDLYVLDGDFVVRQSQAGSTHAAGDPFPTSTDRLLALPISQKPLDVYVRMVSEHQLRPSITLETALAAASDQREPMLFGLLFGALFMIALHNLVRYGYGRSSSSFWLAGSQLMLLLTGMLLMNLVSPVLLKWSPAQTPAAYVTMLLAVICGLMFTQRFFTPRSHLSLTRLLYAQILLIGVGSLLLLFIDALPMNLMTYGFVGMGSVTMLLIAGWHWQAGYRPARLFTLAMLLVNLAILVVVPALLGLTRTPTQWLIFTLVGFAVISGTILNVALSERLRSINEDRVSASRELAASTAEINAKAEFLASLSHEIRTPMNGVLGMTELLLGTPLSVNQRDYVQTIHSAGNELLTLINEILDISKIESGQIELDDVQFDLNALIEDCLNIFRAKAEQQNVELISFTQPQVPRVISGDPTRLRQALLSLLDNALRKTEQGEVLLVVALDQRAGQPRLRIAVQDSGEPLPDAERDALLHTELRSQDLLASNTLGGHLGLVIARQLIMLMQGEFGIKTGSQQGSTFWLTLPLDPLRLEQAPSDLDASLRDARVLVVDDNDTCRKVLVQQCSAWGLNVSAVASGKEALALLRTKAHLRDYFDVVLLDQNMPGMTGMQLAAKIKEDPSLNHDILVIMLTGISNAPSKIIARNAGIKRILAKPVAGYTLRTTLADELAQRHSAPPPEFATYLPAAPAPDVPNDFRILVAEDNTISTKVIRGMLGKLNLQPDTASNGEEALLAMKSQRYDLVLMDCEMPILDGFSATAQLRAWEMGHQRVRTPVVALTAHILSEHKERARLAGMDGHMAKPVELSQLREVIEHWVAQRDTRQDEIQQG; encoded by the coding sequence GTGCGCAGGCCCAGGAACGCCATTACTCTCATCGTCAGCTTGCTGGCCATGCTCTGCCTCTGCTCGGTGCATGCCGAACAGAGCAGCGGCTGGTCGGTATTGCTCGATGGGCAGGCTAACCTGCAGTTAAGCGACGTTCGTTCGCAACGCTATCAAAACGAATTCAGCCCCATCGAGTTGCGCGACCTGAACGCCGCGCGGCCCGACGAGGCGTTGTGGTTGCACTACCACCTGGCGCCGGGCAACGATCAGCAATTGCTGCGCATCTATGCCCCGGACCTGAACAAGCTCGACCTCTACGTGCTCGATGGCGATTTTGTGGTCCGCCAGAGCCAGGCTGGCAGTACCCATGCCGCTGGTGACCCGTTCCCCACCAGCACCGACCGCCTGTTAGCCCTGCCGATCAGCCAGAAGCCGCTGGACGTCTATGTGCGCATGGTGTCGGAACATCAGCTCAGGCCCAGCATCACCCTCGAAACAGCGCTGGCCGCAGCCAGCGATCAGCGCGAGCCGATGTTATTCGGCCTGCTGTTCGGCGCACTGTTCATGATCGCGCTGCACAACCTGGTCCGCTACGGCTACGGCCGCTCCAGCTCTTCGTTCTGGCTGGCCGGCAGTCAGTTGATGCTGTTGCTGACCGGCATGCTGCTGATGAATCTGGTCTCGCCAGTGTTGCTCAAATGGAGCCCGGCCCAAACGCCCGCCGCCTACGTCACCATGCTGTTGGCGGTGATCTGCGGGCTGATGTTCACTCAGCGTTTCTTCACTCCGCGCAGCCATCTGTCCCTGACCCGGTTGCTGTACGCGCAAATACTGCTGATTGGCGTGGGCAGCCTGTTGCTGCTGTTCATTGATGCCCTGCCCATGAATCTCATGACCTACGGCTTCGTCGGCATGGGCTCGGTGACCATGCTGTTGATCGCGGGCTGGCACTGGCAAGCGGGCTACCGGCCGGCGCGGCTGTTTACCCTGGCCATGCTGCTGGTCAATCTGGCCATCCTGGTGGTGGTGCCTGCCCTGCTAGGCCTGACGCGCACCCCGACGCAGTGGCTGATCTTCACCCTGGTCGGTTTCGCCGTGATCTCCGGCACCATTCTCAACGTGGCCCTGAGCGAGCGCCTGCGCAGCATCAACGAGGACCGGGTGAGCGCCAGCCGCGAACTCGCCGCCAGCACCGCTGAAATCAACGCCAAGGCCGAATTCCTCGCCTCCCTGAGCCACGAAATCCGTACCCCTATGAATGGCGTGCTGGGCATGACCGAATTGCTCCTGGGCACGCCGCTGTCGGTCAACCAGCGCGATTACGTGCAGACCATTCACAGCGCCGGTAATGAGCTGCTGACCTTGATCAACGAGATCCTCGACATCTCCAAGATCGAATCCGGGCAGATCGAGCTCGACGACGTGCAGTTCGATCTCAATGCGCTGATCGAGGACTGCCTGAACATCTTCCGCGCCAAGGCCGAGCAGCAGAACGTCGAGCTCATCAGCTTTACCCAGCCGCAGGTCCCGCGGGTGATCAGCGGCGACCCGACGCGCCTGCGCCAGGCCCTGCTCAGTTTGCTCGACAACGCGCTGCGCAAGACCGAACAAGGCGAAGTATTGCTGGTGGTGGCGCTCGATCAGCGCGCCGGTCAACCACGTCTGCGCATCGCCGTGCAAGACAGTGGCGAGCCGCTACCCGATGCCGAGCGCGACGCCTTGCTGCACACCGAACTGCGCAGCCAGGACCTGCTGGCCAGCAACACGCTGGGCGGCCACCTAGGGCTGGTGATCGCGCGGCAGTTGATCATGCTCATGCAAGGCGAGTTCGGCATCAAGACCGGCAGCCAACAGGGCAGTACCTTCTGGCTGACGCTGCCGCTGGACCCACTGCGCCTGGAGCAGGCGCCGTCGGATCTGGATGCGTCGCTGCGCGACGCGCGGGTGCTGGTGGTCGACGACAACGACACCTGCCGCAAGGTGCTGGTGCAGCAGTGCAGCGCTTGGGGCCTGAACGTCAGCGCCGTAGCCTCAGGCAAGGAAGCCCTCGCCCTGCTGCGCACCAAGGCGCACCTGCGCGACTACTTCGATGTAGTACTGCTGGACCAGAACATGCCCGGCATGACCGGCATGCAACTGGCCGCCAAGATCAAGGAAGACCCGAGCCTGAACCACGATATCCTGGTGATCATGCTCACCGGTATCAGCAACGCTCCCAGCAAGATCATCGCCCGCAACGCCGGGATCAAACGCATCCTTGCCAAGCCGGTGGCCGGCTATACGCTGCGCACTACCCTGGCCGACGAACTGGCGCAGCGCCACAGCGCGCCGCCGCCCGAATTCGCAACGTACCTGCCGGCAGCACCGGCCCCCGACGTGCCGAACGACTTCCGCATTCTGGTGGCCGAAGACAACACCATTTCCACCAAGGTCATCCGCGGCATGCTCGGCAAGCTCAATCTGCAGCCCGACACCGCCAGCAACGGCGAAGAAGCCCTGCTGGCCATGAAGTCGCAGCGCTACGACCTGGTGCTGATGGATTGCGAGATGCCCATCCTCGACGGCTTCAGCGCCACCGCGCAGCTGCGTGCCTGGGAAATGGGCCATCAACGAGTGCGCACCCCCGTGGTGGCCCTGACCGCGCATATCCTCAGCGAGCACAAGGAACGCGCGCGGCTGGCCGGCATGGATGGCCACATGGCCAAGCCGGTGGAGCTGTCGCAGTTGCGCGAGGTGATCGAGCACTGGGTGGCGCAACGTGATACCCGCCAGGACGAAATCCAGCAAGGCTGA
- the cobJ gene encoding precorrin-3B C(17)-methyltransferase, translating to MAPAIVILGAGALATAQRLQGLYPQARIHGLAGRVDGADVAYSDFGATLRALYQSDTPIIALCAAGIVIRSLAGVLLEKGAEPPVLAVAEDASAVVPLLGGLAGVNVMARAIAEHLQVNAAITTSGELRFGTCLLNPPEGYALEDLGQGKRFVSDLLAGESVRVEGEAPWLAEARLPLDDQARLTIRVASQAHVPAADELLIYPRNVLVAVSADAEDIVATVTQALQAAGLAKPALACLLAAETQMANVALQGAAQTLGVPLRFAGGAAPRALVEQALGLEPMQVGAHCAVGVAALPIDLATVGRSRGRLAVIGLGPGAAELMVPAVKAELARADDILGYETYVRMAGPFRADQVLHCTDNREEMQRARHAFELAAQGRSVVVVSSGDPGVFAMAAAVLEALHEAGRPDWHQVDLQMLPGVSASLATAALAGAPLGHDFCVMSLSDNLKPWSIIETRLELACQADLALAFYNPISKARPLQLGKALDIVRRHRAPHTPVTLGRDVGRPGQRLSITTLGELTVDQVDSRTMVLVGSSTTCTFAKADGGQWVYTPRWYPHKPG from the coding sequence ATGGCGCCTGCGATCGTCATTCTGGGCGCTGGCGCGCTGGCGACGGCGCAGCGTCTGCAAGGGCTTTATCCACAGGCGCGAATTCATGGGCTGGCCGGGCGCGTCGACGGCGCCGACGTAGCGTACAGCGATTTCGGCGCCACCCTGCGCGCGCTGTATCAGAGCGATACGCCGATCATCGCCTTGTGCGCGGCGGGTATCGTCATCCGCAGCCTGGCCGGCGTGTTGCTGGAAAAGGGCGCCGAGCCGCCGGTGCTGGCCGTTGCCGAAGACGCCAGCGCGGTGGTGCCGCTGCTCGGTGGGCTGGCGGGGGTCAATGTCATGGCGCGGGCGATCGCGGAGCACCTGCAGGTCAATGCCGCGATCACCACCAGCGGCGAACTGCGCTTTGGCACCTGTCTGCTCAATCCGCCCGAGGGCTACGCGCTGGAGGATCTGGGGCAGGGCAAGCGTTTCGTGTCCGATCTGCTGGCGGGTGAGTCGGTGAGGGTCGAGGGCGAGGCGCCCTGGCTGGCTGAAGCGCGGCTGCCGCTGGATGACCAGGCACGCCTGACCATCCGCGTGGCCAGCCAGGCGCACGTACCGGCGGCGGATGAACTGTTGATCTATCCGCGTAACGTGTTGGTGGCGGTGAGTGCCGACGCCGAGGATATCGTTGCAACGGTCACCCAGGCCCTGCAGGCGGCCGGCCTGGCGAAGCCGGCCTTGGCGTGCCTGCTGGCCGCTGAAACGCAGATGGCCAACGTGGCATTGCAGGGCGCCGCGCAGACGCTGGGTGTGCCGCTGCGCTTTGCCGGCGGTGCAGCCCCGCGCGCGTTGGTCGAGCAGGCGCTGGGCCTCGAGCCTATGCAGGTCGGTGCGCATTGCGCCGTGGGTGTCGCCGCGCTGCCGATCGACCTCGCTACCGTCGGCCGGTCGCGCGGGCGGCTGGCGGTCATCGGCCTGGGGCCAGGCGCCGCCGAGCTGATGGTGCCTGCGGTCAAGGCCGAGCTGGCGCGTGCTGACGATATCCTCGGCTACGAAACCTATGTGCGTATGGCGGGGCCCTTCCGTGCCGATCAGGTGCTGCATTGCACCGATAATCGCGAAGAAATGCAGCGCGCCCGGCATGCGTTCGAGCTAGCCGCGCAGGGCCGTTCGGTGGTGGTAGTGTCTTCGGGTGATCCCGGGGTGTTCGCCATGGCTGCGGCGGTGCTCGAAGCGCTGCATGAAGCGGGTCGCCCGGACTGGCATCAGGTCGATCTGCAGATGCTGCCGGGGGTGTCCGCCTCGTTGGCGACGGCCGCGCTGGCCGGTGCGCCGCTGGGGCATGATTTCTGCGTGATGTCGCTGTCGGATAATCTCAAGCCGTGGTCGATCATCGAGACGCGTCTGGAGCTGGCCTGTCAGGCCGATCTGGCGCTGGCCTTCTACAACCCGATCTCCAAGGCGCGGCCGCTGCAACTGGGTAAGGCGCTGGACATCGTCCGTCGCCATCGCGCGCCGCACACGCCGGTGACACTGGGCCGGGATGTCGGGCGGCCGGGGCAGCGTTTGAGTATCACGACGCTGGGCGAGCTGACGGTGGATCAAGTCGACTCGCGGACCATGGTGCTGGTCGGCTCGTCGACCACCTGCACCTTCGCCAAGGCCGATGGCGGGCAGTGGGTCTACACCCCGCGCTGGTACCCGCACAAGCCGGGATGA